In one window of Shewanella goraebulensis DNA:
- the sdhA gene encoding succinate dehydrogenase flavoprotein subunit, with the protein MGIPVREFDAVVIGAGGAGMRAALQISKEGKSCALLSKVFPTRSHTVSAQGGITVALGNAHEDHWEQHMYDTVKGSDFIGDQEAIEFMCKTGPEAVIELEQMGLPFSRFENGTIYQRPFGGQSKNFGGEQAARTAAAADRTGHALLHCLYQQNVKHKTEVFSEWYALDLVKNDDGAIVGCTAIEIETGEIVYFKSKATILATGGAGRIYASTTNAHINTGDGVGMAMRAGVQMQDMEMWQFHPTGIAGAGVLVTEGCRGEGGYLLNKDGERFMERYAPNAKDLASRDVVARSMMTEIREGRGLDGPLGPHCLLKLDHLGKETLEARLPGVCELSRTFAHIDPADGPIPVLPTCHYMMGGLPAKVSGQVVRQNSDGTEQDIVGLFAVGEIACVSVHGANRLGGNSLLDLVVFGRAAGQHLGKALDETADPIAPSEAQISASLDRLNRWESNKDGEDPAVIRKDLQLCMQLNFSVFRSGDAMAEGLKELKAIRERLANAKLSDNSSEFNTQRIECLELDNLMATAIATAYAANFRTESRGAHSREDFLDRDDDNWLCHSVFDPITEQMTKREVNMEPKLRDAFPPIKRTY; encoded by the coding sequence GTGGGTATTCCAGTACGCGAATTTGACGCAGTAGTGATCGGCGCTGGTGGCGCTGGCATGCGAGCGGCTTTACAAATTTCTAAAGAAGGTAAGAGCTGTGCGCTTTTATCTAAAGTGTTCCCAACACGTTCTCATACGGTTTCTGCGCAAGGTGGTATCACTGTTGCGTTAGGTAACGCGCATGAAGATCATTGGGAACAGCACATGTACGATACTGTAAAAGGTTCTGATTTTATCGGTGACCAAGAAGCAATTGAGTTCATGTGTAAGACAGGTCCTGAAGCTGTTATTGAACTTGAGCAAATGGGTCTCCCTTTCTCTCGTTTCGAGAACGGCACTATCTATCAGCGTCCATTTGGTGGTCAATCAAAGAATTTTGGTGGCGAACAAGCGGCACGTACTGCAGCTGCAGCTGACCGAACAGGTCATGCTTTGCTTCATTGTTTATACCAACAAAATGTTAAGCACAAAACTGAAGTGTTTTCTGAGTGGTATGCATTAGATTTAGTTAAAAACGATGACGGCGCAATTGTGGGTTGTACTGCAATTGAAATTGAAACTGGCGAGATTGTTTACTTTAAGTCGAAGGCAACCATTTTAGCAACCGGTGGTGCAGGGCGTATTTATGCTTCTACTACTAATGCTCACATTAACACCGGTGATGGTGTTGGTATGGCAATGCGCGCTGGTGTTCAGATGCAAGACATGGAAATGTGGCAGTTCCACCCAACGGGTATTGCTGGCGCAGGTGTACTTGTAACTGAAGGTTGTCGTGGTGAAGGTGGTTATCTTTTAAATAAAGATGGCGAACGCTTCATGGAGCGTTATGCACCTAATGCAAAAGATTTGGCTTCACGTGATGTTGTTGCTCGTTCAATGATGACTGAGATCCGTGAAGGTCGTGGATTAGATGGTCCACTAGGCCCGCATTGTTTGCTTAAGCTTGATCACTTAGGTAAAGAAACATTAGAAGCTCGTCTTCCTGGGGTTTGTGAACTTTCTCGTACTTTCGCGCATATTGATCCTGCAGATGGCCCAATCCCTGTATTGCCAACATGTCACTACATGATGGGTGGTCTACCCGCTAAAGTTAGTGGTCAAGTTGTACGTCAAAATAGTGATGGCACTGAGCAAGATATTGTAGGTTTATTCGCTGTAGGTGAGATTGCTTGTGTATCAGTACACGGTGCAAACCGCTTAGGTGGTAACTCACTACTTGATTTGGTGGTATTTGGTCGTGCAGCAGGTCAGCACTTAGGTAAAGCCCTAGATGAAACTGCTGATCCTATTGCGCCATCTGAAGCACAAATTTCAGCATCACTTGATCGTCTTAATCGCTGGGAAAGCAATAAAGATGGTGAAGATCCTGCTGTTATTCGTAAAGACTTACAGTTATGTATGCAGCTTAACTTCTCAGTATTCAGAAGTGGCGATGCAATGGCTGAAGGCCTTAAAGAGCTTAAAGCAATTCGCGAACGTTTAGCGAATGCTAAGTTGTCTGATAACTCTTCAGAGTTTAATACTCAGCGTATTGAATGCTTAGAATTAGATAACTTGATGGCTACTGCGATTGCTACAGCTTACGCTGCTAACTTCCGTACAGAAAGCCGTGGTGCGCATTCTCGTGAAGACTTCTTAGACCGTGATGATGACAATTGGTTATGTCACAGTGTCTTTGACCCTATCACTGAACAAATGACAAAGCGTGAAGTGAACATGGAGCCTAAGCTTCGTGATGCATTCCCGCCTATCAAGCGTACTTACTAG
- the sdhC gene encoding succinate dehydrogenase, cytochrome b556 subunit — protein sequence MELSEQNVKKQRPVHIDLQTIRFPATAIASILHRVSGVIMLFAVGILIWMLNESLASPESFAGLQSLFDNLLVKFVIWGILTALGYHLIVGLRHLIMDTGRWEELASGLASAKIAFVLSAAFSIIVGIWVW from the coding sequence ATGGAGCTGAGTGAGCAGAACGTGAAAAAGCAAAGACCTGTCCATATAGACCTACAGACCATTCGCTTTCCTGCAACAGCGATTGCGTCAATTCTTCACCGCGTATCCGGTGTCATCATGCTGTTTGCTGTCGGTATTCTTATTTGGATGCTAAATGAATCTTTAGCATCTCCTGAGAGTTTCGCTGGCCTACAATCTCTTTTTGATAACTTGCTGGTTAAGTTTGTTATTTGGGGAATTCTTACTGCGTTGGGTTATCACTTAATCGTTGGCTTACGTCATCTGATTATGGATACCGGTCGTTGGGAAGAATTAGCCTCAGGCTTAGCATCAGCAAAAATCGCCTTTGTTCTATCAGCGGCGTTTTCAATCATAGTGGGGATTTGGGTATGGTAA
- the odhB gene encoding 2-oxoglutarate dehydrogenase complex dihydrolipoyllysine-residue succinyltransferase produces the protein MSIEIKVPVLPESVADATIATWHVQPGEQVSRDQNLVDIETDKVVLEVVAPEDGSLSEILFPDGETVLGEQVIANFVAGAVSGQEVTKAEAEAASPVAAESDESNDALSPSVRRLIAEHNLDAAAIKGTGVGGRITKEDVETFVKSAPAAKPAAAPAPVAPLEGRSQKRVPMTRLRKTIANRLLEAKNSTAMLTTFNEVNMQPIMDIRKQYQEIFEKRHGIRLGFMSFYVKAVTEALKRFPEVNASIDGDEIVYHNYFDVSIAVSTPRGLVTPVLRDTDTMSLAEIEKNVRELALKGRDGKLSVDDMTGGNFTVTNGGVFGSLMSTPILNLPQSAILGMHAIKDRPMAVNGEVVIQPMMYLALSYDHRIVDGRESVGFLVAIKDFLEDPTRLLLDL, from the coding sequence ATGAGTATCGAAATTAAGGTACCCGTTTTGCCAGAATCAGTTGCTGATGCGACTATCGCGACATGGCATGTGCAACCTGGAGAACAGGTTTCTCGTGACCAAAATCTAGTTGATATTGAAACTGATAAAGTGGTTCTAGAAGTTGTTGCGCCAGAAGATGGATCTCTAAGTGAAATACTATTCCCAGACGGTGAAACCGTTCTTGGCGAACAAGTTATTGCTAACTTTGTTGCTGGTGCTGTTTCAGGCCAAGAAGTCACTAAAGCTGAAGCAGAAGCTGCTAGTCCAGTCGCTGCTGAATCTGATGAGTCAAATGACGCTTTAAGCCCATCAGTTCGTCGTTTAATTGCTGAGCACAACCTTGATGCTGCAGCTATTAAAGGCACTGGCGTTGGTGGACGTATCACTAAAGAAGACGTTGAAACATTTGTTAAGTCAGCGCCTGCTGCAAAACCTGCTGCAGCACCTGCACCAGTTGCACCGCTTGAAGGTCGCAGCCAAAAACGTGTTCCTATGACACGTTTACGCAAAACAATTGCTAATCGTTTACTTGAAGCTAAAAACTCGACAGCAATGCTAACGACGTTTAACGAAGTTAACATGCAGCCAATTATGGATATTCGTAAGCAGTATCAAGAAATCTTTGAAAAGCGCCACGGAATCCGTTTAGGCTTCATGTCTTTCTACGTTAAAGCTGTAACTGAAGCGCTTAAGCGTTTCCCAGAAGTTAACGCTTCAATTGATGGCGATGAAATTGTTTATCACAACTACTTTGATGTGAGCATTGCAGTATCAACTCCACGAGGTTTGGTAACGCCAGTATTACGTGACACAGATACTATGAGCCTTGCTGAAATCGAAAAAAATGTTCGCGAATTAGCGCTTAAAGGCCGTGACGGTAAATTATCTGTTGATGATATGACTGGCGGTAACTTCACAGTGACTAATGGCGGTGTTTTCGGTTCATTGATGTCGACCCCAATTTTAAACCTTCCTCAAAGCGCAATCTTAGGCATGCATGCTATTAAAGATCGCCCAATGGCAGTGAACGGTGAGGTTGTTATTCAACCTATGATGTACCTAGCATTATCTTACGACCATCGTATTGTTGATGGCCGTGAGTCAGTTGGATTCTTGGTTGCTATTAAAGACTTCCTTGAAGACCCAACACGTCTATTGCTTGACCTATAA
- a CDS encoding succinate dehydrogenase iron-sulfur subunit: MKLEFAVYRYNPDVDAKPYMKDYSLEVDEGTDMMVLDALMKLKESDTSLSFRRSCREGVCGSDGVNMNGKNGLACITPVSTFKGKKIEIRPLPGMPVVRDLIVDLTQFYTQYEKIKPFLINDEKTPAREHLQSPEERAHLDGLYECIMCACCSTACPSFWWNPDKFIGPSGLLHAYRFLIDSRDTATEERLSGLDDAYSVFRCHGIMNCVDVCPKGLNPTKAIGHIKSMLLKRAV; the protein is encoded by the coding sequence ATGAAATTGGAATTTGCAGTTTATCGCTACAATCCTGATGTAGATGCTAAGCCTTATATGAAGGATTACAGCTTAGAAGTGGATGAAGGTACCGACATGATGGTATTGGATGCACTGATGAAGCTGAAAGAGTCAGACACTTCGTTGTCATTTAGACGCTCATGCCGTGAAGGTGTTTGTGGTAGTGATGGCGTAAACATGAATGGTAAAAACGGATTAGCGTGTATCACGCCTGTTTCTACCTTCAAGGGTAAGAAAATTGAAATTCGTCCATTACCAGGTATGCCTGTAGTACGTGATTTGATTGTTGACCTGACTCAGTTCTACACTCAGTACGAAAAAATTAAGCCGTTTCTTATCAATGATGAGAAAACTCCGGCTCGTGAACATCTGCAGTCTCCAGAAGAGCGTGCTCATCTAGATGGTTTGTATGAATGTATCATGTGTGCTTGTTGTTCAACTGCTTGCCCATCTTTCTGGTGGAACCCTGATAAATTTATCGGTCCAAGTGGTTTACTTCATGCATATCGCTTCTTAATCGATAGCCGCGACACGGCGACTGAAGAACGTTTATCTGGTCTAGACGATGCTTACAGTGTATTCCGTTGCCACGGTATTATGAACTGTGTTGATGTTTGTCCTAAAGGGCTAAACCCAACAAAAGCTATTGGCCATATCAAGTCAATGCTATTGAAGCGAGCAGTATAA
- a CDS encoding citrate synthase: MADNIAKLELPGNESIELPVKQGTAGFDVIDISKLGKTGHFTFDPGFLATASCESAITYIDGEKGVLTHRGYPIYELATESNYLDVCYLLLYGELPSKTQYEEFVAMVKNHTMVNEQLASFFRGFRRDAHPMAMLCGVTGALSAFYQDSLDVNDEKHREIAAFRLVSKMPTIAAMCYKYSIGQPFVYPRNDLSYAGNFLSMMFAVPCEEYKVNPIVEKAMDRIFVLHADHEQNASTSTVRLAGSSGANPFACIAAGIASLWGPAHGGANEACLNMLEEIGSVDRIPEFVARAKDKADPFRLMGFGHRVYKNFDPRAKVMRETCHEVLAELNVQDPLLDVAMELERIALEDEYFVSKKLYPNVDFYSGIIMKAIGIPTSMFTVLFALSRTVGWIAHWKEMLDQPGHKISRPRQLYTGSEDRDFVSLDKR, from the coding sequence ATGGCTGACAATATAGCCAAATTAGAGTTACCGGGGAATGAATCAATCGAATTGCCAGTTAAGCAGGGAACTGCTGGCTTTGACGTAATCGATATCAGTAAATTAGGAAAGACAGGACATTTCACTTTTGATCCTGGTTTTTTAGCAACCGCTTCTTGCGAATCTGCTATTACCTATATTGATGGTGAGAAAGGTGTGCTTACACACCGTGGCTATCCAATTTACGAGTTAGCTACTGAATCTAACTATTTAGACGTTTGTTACTTGTTGTTGTATGGTGAATTACCAAGCAAAACTCAATACGAAGAGTTTGTTGCTATGGTTAAAAACCACACAATGGTTAATGAGCAATTAGCTTCTTTCTTTAGAGGCTTCCGTCGTGATGCACACCCTATGGCGATGCTATGTGGCGTTACCGGTGCATTATCTGCGTTCTACCAAGATTCTCTTGATGTAAATGATGAAAAACATCGTGAAATTGCGGCTTTCCGCCTAGTTTCTAAAATGCCAACGATTGCAGCAATGTGCTACAAATATTCAATTGGTCAACCTTTCGTCTATCCACGCAACGACCTAAGTTACGCAGGTAATTTCTTGTCGATGATGTTTGCTGTTCCATGTGAAGAATACAAAGTGAATCCTATTGTTGAAAAAGCAATGGACAGAATCTTTGTGTTACATGCTGACCATGAGCAAAATGCATCAACATCAACAGTACGTTTAGCCGGTTCATCAGGTGCTAACCCATTTGCATGTATCGCTGCAGGTATTGCTTCACTATGGGGTCCAGCTCATGGTGGTGCTAACGAAGCTTGTTTAAACATGCTAGAAGAAATTGGCAGTGTTGATCGTATTCCTGAGTTCGTTGCTCGTGCTAAAGATAAAGCTGATCCATTCCGTTTAATGGGCTTTGGACATCGCGTATACAAAAACTTCGACCCTCGTGCGAAAGTTATGCGTGAAACTTGTCATGAAGTTTTAGCTGAACTAAATGTTCAAGATCCTCTACTTGATGTAGCAATGGAACTAGAGCGCATTGCATTAGAAGACGAATATTTCGTATCTAAGAAGCTTTATCCAAATGTTGATTTCTACTCAGGAATTATCATGAAAGCAATCGGTATTCCTACTAGTATGTTTACAGTGTTATTTGCACTTTCTCGTACTGTTGGTTGGATTGCACATTGGAAAGAAATGCTTGACCAACCAGGTCACAAAATTAGCCGTCCACGCCAGCTCTACACTGGTTCTGAAGACCGTGATTTTGTAAGCTTAGATAAACGATAA
- the sdhD gene encoding succinate dehydrogenase, hydrophobic membrane anchor protein: protein MVTNAASLGRSGVHDFILIRASAVILTCYTIFMVGFIACSAPLTYEIWHGLFSTLPMKVFTLLALVAVLIHSWIGIWQVLTDYVKNVSVRGLLQFVFVVAAFCYLAAGIIIVWGV, encoded by the coding sequence ATGGTAACCAACGCAGCAAGCCTTGGACGCAGTGGTGTTCATGACTTTATTTTAATCCGTGCTAGTGCAGTAATTTTAACCTGTTACACCATTTTTATGGTTGGGTTTATTGCTTGTAGTGCCCCATTAACTTACGAAATTTGGCATGGTCTGTTTAGCACCTTACCAATGAAAGTATTCACTCTGCTGGCACTTGTTGCTGTATTAATTCATTCGTGGATTGGTATTTGGCAAGTTCTGACTGATTACGTTAAAAACGTATCGGTTCGTGGATTACTTCAGTTCGTATTTGTCGTAGCGGCTTTTTGTTATCTAGCTGCAGGCATCATCATAGTGTGGGGTGTTTAA
- the sucA gene encoding 2-oxoglutarate dehydrogenase E1 component, producing the protein MHQGIMKAWLESSHLSGSNSTYVEEMYEAYQEDPSSVTADWQAVFDNLPAVNGTSQDIPEAAHSKVRDYFRSLALESRAKGASRVTDPELDAKQVKVLQLINAHRFRGHQNANLDPLGLWQREAVQELDPAFHGLDAEDMLREFNTGSFAYGSDTLKLADIVHALKSTYCGSIGAEYMHITDTDEKRWIQQRLEPSLGKANYDNSTKKRILEGLNAAEGMEKYLGAKFPGAKRFSLEGGDALVPMMREILYRAGEAGTKEIVVGMAHRGRLNVLVNVLGKRPAELFDEFAGKHDEVQGSGDVKYHQGFSSDFETPGGNVHLALAFNPSHLEIVNPVVIGSVRARQDRRGCTDGLQVMPITIHGDSAITGQGIVQETFNMSQARGFRVGGSIRIVINNQVGFTTSNHEDVRSTEYCTDIAKMVQAPIFHVNADDPEAVAFISQLAVDYRNEFKRDVVIDLVCYRRHGHNEADEPSATQPLMYAKIKKHPTPRKIYADRLIEESSISADDVTGLVNTYRDSLDAGDCVVKEWRPMTLHTVDWTPYLNREWDETYQAAMKLERLNNLAQKIVDIPESHKLQSRVAKIYKDRVLMANGEKPLDWGFAETLAYASILEDNKRVRITGQDSGRGTFFHRHAVLHNQNDGTTYLPLRNVADEQGEIDIIDSVLSEASVLAFEYGYATAEPGGLTIWEAQFGDFVNCAQVVIDQFLSSGEQKWGRLCGLTMLLPHGYEGQGPEHSSARLERFLQLCANHNMQVCVPSTPAQVYHMLRRQVVRPMRRPLVVMSPKSLLRHPLAVSSLDELANGSFQSVIGELDALDASKVDRVVFCSGKVYFELLDKRRKQEITNVAILRVEQLYPFPQEEMQAALAEYQHVKDFVWCQEEPQNQGAWYCSQHHFWAAIPAGAQLTYAGREASAAPACGYPALHARQQEELINSALKLS; encoded by the coding sequence ATGCACCAAGGCATCATGAAAGCTTGGCTCGAATCGTCACATCTAAGTGGCTCAAATTCGACCTACGTAGAAGAGATGTATGAAGCCTATCAAGAGGACCCAAGTTCAGTTACTGCTGATTGGCAAGCCGTCTTTGATAATCTCCCTGCGGTAAATGGTACTTCTCAAGATATACCTGAAGCTGCACACTCTAAAGTACGTGATTATTTCCGCAGTTTAGCATTAGAAAGTCGTGCCAAAGGCGCCAGCCGTGTAACCGACCCTGAATTAGATGCTAAGCAAGTTAAAGTTCTCCAATTAATTAATGCTCACCGTTTTCGTGGCCATCAAAATGCCAATCTTGATCCTCTAGGTTTATGGCAACGCGAAGCCGTTCAAGAACTAGACCCAGCGTTTCATGGTCTTGATGCTGAAGACATGTTGCGTGAATTCAATACAGGTTCATTTGCATACGGTAGCGACACATTAAAACTGGCTGACATTGTTCACGCACTTAAGAGCACATATTGTGGTTCAATTGGTGCTGAATACATGCACATTACCGATACAGACGAAAAACGTTGGATTCAACAACGTCTTGAACCGTCTTTAGGTAAAGCAAATTATGACAACTCCACTAAGAAACGTATCTTAGAAGGCCTAAACGCTGCTGAAGGTATGGAAAAATACCTTGGCGCGAAATTCCCAGGCGCAAAACGTTTCTCACTTGAAGGTGGTGATGCTTTAGTTCCAATGATGCGCGAGATTTTATACCGCGCTGGTGAAGCTGGAACTAAAGAAATCGTTGTTGGTATGGCTCACCGTGGCCGTTTAAACGTTCTTGTTAACGTTTTAGGTAAGCGTCCTGCAGAATTATTTGATGAATTCGCAGGAAAACACGACGAAGTCCAAGGTTCTGGTGACGTTAAGTACCATCAAGGTTTCTCATCAGATTTTGAAACGCCAGGTGGCAATGTCCATTTAGCGTTAGCGTTTAACCCATCACATCTTGAAATCGTAAACCCAGTGGTTATTGGTTCAGTTCGTGCTCGTCAAGACCGACGTGGATGTACTGACGGTTTACAAGTGATGCCAATTACCATTCATGGTGACTCGGCAATTACAGGCCAAGGTATTGTTCAAGAGACATTCAACATGTCTCAAGCTCGTGGTTTCAGAGTTGGCGGTAGTATTCGTATCGTTATCAACAACCAAGTGGGCTTTACTACTTCTAACCATGAAGATGTTCGTTCTACAGAATACTGTACCGATATCGCGAAAATGGTTCAGGCGCCTATTTTCCACGTAAATGCTGATGACCCAGAGGCTGTTGCCTTTATTTCGCAGCTAGCTGTTGATTACCGCAACGAATTCAAACGTGATGTCGTCATTGATTTAGTCTGTTATCGCCGTCACGGCCATAATGAAGCTGATGAGCCTAGTGCTACGCAGCCATTAATGTACGCTAAAATCAAAAAACATCCGACACCGCGTAAGATTTATGCCGATCGATTAATCGAAGAAAGCAGTATTTCAGCAGATGATGTGACAGGTTTAGTGAACACTTATCGTGACTCATTAGATGCGGGCGATTGTGTGGTTAAAGAATGGCGTCCAATGACACTTCACACAGTGGATTGGACACCTTATCTAAACCGCGAATGGGATGAAACCTATCAAGCCGCGATGAAACTTGAGCGTTTAAATAATCTAGCGCAAAAAATTGTCGATATTCCAGAAAGTCACAAACTTCAGTCTCGTGTCGCTAAGATTTATAAAGACCGCGTGTTAATGGCTAATGGTGAAAAACCACTGGATTGGGGCTTTGCTGAAACCTTAGCGTACGCGTCTATCTTAGAAGATAACAAACGTGTTCGTATTACCGGTCAAGATTCTGGTCGTGGTACTTTCTTCCATCGTCATGCTGTACTACATAACCAAAATGACGGTACAACTTATTTGCCATTACGTAATGTGGCCGATGAGCAAGGTGAGATTGATATTATCGATTCGGTATTATCTGAAGCATCAGTACTTGCATTTGAATACGGTTATGCCACTGCTGAACCTGGCGGGTTAACTATTTGGGAAGCGCAATTTGGTGACTTCGTAAACTGCGCTCAAGTGGTTATCGATCAATTCTTGTCATCTGGTGAGCAAAAGTGGGGCCGTTTATGTGGTCTGACTATGTTGTTACCACATGGCTATGAAGGCCAAGGCCCTGAGCATTCATCTGCTCGCCTTGAACGTTTCCTACAATTATGTGCTAACCACAATATGCAGGTGTGTGTTCCTTCAACACCGGCTCAGGTTTATCACATGTTGCGTCGTCAAGTTGTACGTCCTATGCGTCGTCCTCTTGTGGTGATGTCACCTAAATCATTACTGCGTCATCCTCTAGCTGTGTCATCACTTGATGAACTTGCTAATGGAAGTTTCCAGAGTGTGATTGGTGAACTTGATGCATTAGACGCGAGTAAGGTTGATCGCGTTGTCTTCTGTAGCGGTAAGGTTTATTTCGAGTTACTCGACAAGCGTCGTAAACAAGAAATCACCAACGTTGCTATTTTACGTGTGGAGCAACTGTACCCGTTCCCGCAAGAAGAAATGCAAGCAGCACTTGCTGAGTATCAGCATGTTAAAGATTTTGTATGGTGTCAGGAAGAACCGCAAAACCAGGGTGCTTGGTATTGTAGCCAACATCATTTCTGGGCAGCGATTCCTGCAGGCGCACAGTTAACTTACGCTGGACGTGAAGCATCTGCTGCACCAGCTTGTGGTTATCCAGCTCTGCATGCTCGCCAGCAAGAAGAATTAATCAATAGCGCATTAAAACTGTCGTAA
- a CDS encoding aspartate/glutamate racemase family protein — protein sequence MKDLIFGVVGNMGPEADILFQDIIFKEEVAHGAVKDQDHMGMVVIKNPDIPDRSEAINEGGSDPIPEMLESVKFLERNQVHFAVMTCNTAHYFRNDLQAQTDVYLLDMLKATTHKIQQENPQATVGILSTNGTYNSAIYDKYLEEAQIAFFKPTVEIQERYVHSAIYGAKTGEKTQCGQDIRTPFGIKSGEFVNNAKLLCKAIETLTEQGADTIILGCTELPLVRSILEAEFIDVEFIDPMETVAEKVVEVYEAAKHLYFNTQSIAEIEQVNLVEIHSVDDVAHYIVSKAKAHQLHINS from the coding sequence ATGAAAGATTTAATTTTCGGTGTTGTCGGTAATATGGGACCTGAAGCAGATATCTTATTTCAAGATATTATTTTCAAAGAAGAGGTTGCCCATGGAGCTGTGAAAGATCAAGATCATATGGGAATGGTGGTAATTAAAAATCCTGATATTCCAGATCGTTCAGAAGCAATCAACGAAGGTGGTAGCGATCCTATTCCTGAAATGCTTGAATCAGTAAAGTTCTTGGAAAGAAATCAAGTACATTTTGCTGTGATGACATGTAATACCGCACATTATTTTAGAAATGATTTGCAAGCTCAAACAGATGTATATCTTTTGGATATGCTAAAAGCAACCACTCATAAAATTCAGCAAGAAAACCCTCAAGCTACTGTCGGTATTTTATCTACTAATGGTACTTATAATTCTGCCATTTATGATAAATACCTCGAAGAAGCGCAAATAGCGTTTTTCAAACCCACTGTTGAAATCCAGGAGCGCTACGTGCACAGTGCGATATATGGCGCTAAAACGGGTGAAAAAACTCAATGTGGCCAAGATATTCGTACACCTTTTGGCATTAAGTCTGGCGAGTTTGTCAACAATGCTAAATTGCTTTGCAAGGCTATTGAAACGTTAACAGAGCAAGGTGCTGACACGATTATTTTAGGTTGTACTGAACTGCCATTAGTCCGCTCAATTCTGGAAGCTGAGTTCATAGATGTTGAATTCATCGATCCGATGGAAACGGTTGCTGAAAAAGTAGTGGAAGTATATGAAGCAGCAAAACACTTATATTTTAATACACAATCAATTGCCGAAATTGAACAGGTGAATTTAGTTGAAATCCACTCTGTTGATGATGTAGCTCACTATATTGTCTCAAAAGCGAAAGCACATCAGTTGCATATAAATAGCTAA